The sequence TTGGGGCTCACGGCAAGGCCGCCACCCACTGAGCCTTCCCCGGCCTTTACTCCGTTTTCCTCTGCTGCAAGCCCCGCCCCGGGGCTGCTGCCATTGCCGCCCTCGGTGCCTCGAGGTCCTGAGGCTTCAGCCAGAGCATAGCCCGGTGGCTGGGCAGCTGTGGGGCCCCGGGACAGCGGTGGCAAGGTCCGCTGGCCAGGATCTGGAGGCCCGGGGCCCTGCGCGGCCTCAGCTGCCTGCAACCACACCGCCAGCGGCCCGCTCAGCGCTGGCAGAAGCAGCAGGAGGAAGAAGGAGGCCAGGAGGCAGCGGAGACAGCAGCAGCAGTGCAGGGCCTTCATCGTCCCCAGACCTCACTCTCACCACGCTGGAGCCGCCGGGCCCGCCAACCTGGGTCCAGGAGGGACCATGGGCCCGCTGGGTAACGAAGAAATGGTGACTAAATCCTGGGCTGAGGGCCGGGGACAGCAGGTGGCAGAGACAGCAGCAGCTGTAGAGCCGGCAGCAGCTGCGGGGAGAACCGGAAGTTCGTACATCTCAGCAGCCACTGCTGCTACGGACGCTTCGGTTGCTAATATGTAGGGGCGGGACGCAGTCAGTGACGTCAGCCTCTCCGCAGATTGCGCAGACGCCCTGACGGAAAGGGAAAGGAGAAGATGCTTGAGAGGTGTTTGGTGCtttttctactgtagagaaagagGTGATTGAGGATGAGTAACAAAAAGTAAACAACAAGTGTAAGGTGTACATCTACTCCATGCCAAAACCATGAGAGAAAGCGCATAGTTTGAATTGCTTGGTGTAAAACTGCAAAAATACAGCAAATCAACCAGAAGGTGAACTTCATGGCTTTTCCTTGGCTTGATTGAAAAAATTTCAGCAGACTTTTTTCTGGCTTGGAGGCCCCAgacttcccccccccccaaaaaaaaaaaaaaaaaacacagaattttgaattctttatctgctCCTTTGGAAtgcaaatcttttttaaaatgcccccaagtttcaagaacctatgaGTCATTCCTTTGAAATTCAAACAAGGAAAACAGTGCTTCTGTTTCCTAGTTTCTGTGAGAGGACTGGAAACTAACCTCAGCACAAGCTCCTTCAGATTGGGAAACCTCCTCTTGCTGGTGAAAATCTAAGATGCATTCCTTTTAATTTTGGTGAAGTCAATTAGCAAACAGGTGGCCTATGATTTGCCTGCCCCAGCTCTAGCTGTTTGTTTCCTTTACAGAAGTCCAACTCAGACTGAATGCTTGGCCCTATCCTTTGTTAAGCACTCTTCTTTACCTGTTTGCCTTTTTCACCAATAACGTGGAGTTTCAGCTGGAGCAGATTTAACTTACAAGAAAACATCTGACTTGAATAAgttaatatttacatttttaaaaatttatttgttcaacAAGTCCTTTAGCTGTCCTACTTTTTGCTTGGGACTATGCTAATTTGGGATATTGGAGTGTGAGTAAATAAGACTTGTTTCTCTTTCATAAAGCTTATGTTCAAGTGACAATAACAATAATATTCACATTAACTGAATTCTGACTTTTGTATTGTATGTAAGAAGTACAGGATCTACAGTGAAAACTttgtaaatgactattttgggggagATGAACAGGATACTGTCTTTTAGCTGCTAAGGGAGAGCAGGATGATGTAGTTGCTTCTGCCTGGTAGAACTGCCAGGAATAGGCATCTTAATGCTGGGTTCCTGTGGGAGGAAACGTATTTGTGACACATCCAAGTGTCCTGCTTCCAGCTGGCGTTTATCAATAATAAAGTGGCTGTTTGGATTTCCCATCTTCCATACACAGACCTCTCTATTCCAAACCAGACTTGAAAGAAAGTTGGTATTTAATGTCACTCTCTGTGATCTCCCAAGATAGTCCAACATAAAATTCAGCAAGAAAGGAGAAGTAAAGGAGAGatggaggaagaaggaaggaaggagtacATGTGATATATTTCCTTTCTTACAAAATCTGATTTTACCATAGTGTTCTTCATCTTTATTAATGGGATTATTCTTCTCCTGGATGCTCACGTATAACATTGGAGGCATTTATTACCTTTTACTTCCAGCTACAACAGTCCTTGCCAAGGACATGTAAACTTCTGAATTTTAAAGTCATGCTTCAAATGTTTATAACAAGCTGTATTCTAATGTTTCTCAAAATATGACTAGCAACCATTTGAATCAGAATAAGATACTTTATTAAAAGTACAGATTCTAGAATTTCTGAGACAGAATTTGGGGGAGTGGGAACATAGATCATATTGGAATCATAGACAAATTCACGGAGGTGGTTTtcatttaagacaaaatttaagcAACTGTTTTATTTCCCTCAAACTAGCATCAATATATTGTAATATCTGTCCATTTCCTAATATTTTTGCCATTGATCCACACTCTTTAACTCTCTGTAACAACTAATCATTTTTATATTGCTAGGGCTTTATACAATCTACTTTACTTCCTGCCCTTTATGTCTTTAGTTAAACCTTGTATATTAATATCAGGCTAAACTTTTCAAGTTCAAGTTTAGCTTGAAGTAGCAAACATTAATAAATCAAAAGATATTTCTGACATCCTTAGTCCTCAATAATAATGAAAGTAAGCAGGCAAATCACCTGAAAACATTTTATTTGTAGAATACCATATTTTTAGTAAAGCATTATGACATGAAGTTATCTAAATCCATTAGAGCAATGAAGAACAATATTCCTGAGAGAAAAGATTGTGTTCTGCTCGTGCaatattaaaatgacaatttgAACTGGACACTGTGGCTTGTGTCTATAATCTCAATGATTCTGAAGGCTTAGTTAGgaaaatcacaaattcaaagccaccctaagcaatttagttaaaccctgtctcaatataaaaaggactgaggcaatatggaaagcagtatggagatttctaggaaaattgggaatggaaccaccatttgacccagctgtatggtcaatacccaaaggacttaaaagcagcatgctacagggacacagccacatcaatgtttatagcagcacaattcacaatagctaaactgtggaaccaacctagatgcccttcaatagatgaacagataaagaaaatgtggtgtatatacacaatggaatattactcagcaataaaggagaataaaatcatggcatttgcaggtaaatggatgaagttagagaagataatgctaagtgaagttatccaaGCCCAAAATACCAAATGCCAAATATatgttctctgatataaggaggctgactcatagtggggaagGCAGAGGGAgcttgggaggaatagaggaactctagatagggcagaggggtgggaggggaaggggggatctTGGGGTCAGAAATGAtgctggaatgtgatggacattattatccaaagtacatgtatgaagacactaattggtgttaatatactttgcatacaatcagagatatgaaaaattgtgctctatatgtgtaataagaattgtaatgcattctgctgtcatatataaataaaaaaattaatttaaaaaagataaaataaaaagggctgaggatttggctcagtgtttaagaacCCATGAATTCAAGGCCCAGCCCAGTGCCCCCCCCTCAAAATTATGAGCATATCTATCTATTTAAAATAAAagcctccaaatatatttataatttttttgttttgaatttttctgttAATATACTATTCATTCATTAGCTCATTATTTGGCTTATAAACAAGTATCAAGCACTAGAGATTTAAAACATTCAGAGGAGAAAAATTTTAGAACAAGAAACATATCAAATTGCTTAAATTCATCTGTAAACCAGGTAAAAACCaacgtttttttttaaatttattaaggaATACAATTCCTTATCAAACCAACCAGTCTTCTTTTAtggaaatataattaaaaaccactgacctgctgaatgaaatccgAATTCATCAGTCTTGATTGTGTAATTATTGTGAGTACTTTTAAATAGCTAATATATATTAGATATCACACTTTCAAACTTTAAATGATTGCTTGTTTTATCCTCAAAAATATCTCATAGTTGTTCTTAGGAAACTGAGACACAGCATAATTAATGTGGCTCCtgtgattaaaaacaaaactggATATTGAACACTAGTACTTTAGCAGCACTGGTGGATTATTAACTGTTCATAAACACTCCCATGATTTCATTCTACCTTATTGTTTCAATCACCTGTTGCTAGAAGAATGCTATATAACCCCAAATGGTAAAATCTCTGAAGTTTATAGCAAATAAGTGTTTCTTATGTGTCAAGCTCAGGTTGATTGACAAGCTCAACCTGGTACTAGGCCACAGGCTGAGTTTACACTAAGTGTCTCCTCTCATATTCTTCCAAGATCAGGAGGCTGGCTTatctttgtcattttcttttctaaggtAAGGTCAAAACTTCCTGGACAGAGAGGAAAAGTAGAGGGCAATACGTAATTTGCAAAATGCGAAGCCATTTGTGTTTGGGTACttgtaattttgttttttaaaagcaaTGGAAACAATAACTTATTTAAAAGTCCCCTCCTAATGCCCTTGACACATATGCATTTCTTTAGTGAGGGGTGTGTCACATGGCCACATTTAGCTTTTAGGGAATCTGGTAAATTTAGTATTTAAATTGATAACAGAAATCAATGCAGAAACATCTTgaagatattaaaagaaaacaaaaagctaTCAATATTGACTATAACCAATGAAAGTATACTCCAAGAAGATGAcaaaatcaacattttttttcagaaaaattaaaGCTAAGGGACTTAATTGTCAATTacatattattatatttaataaaaaagatgTTTTTCAGGCTGAATGGAAAGATGGAAACTTCAGTTTACAAGGAGAGACtagcaaatggaaattgaaaatcttTGTGTAAATACAAACATCTGTGTAACCATCTGCcaaagtccggctgcagcaaagtaacggggggggggggggggggggggcaaacaacttgtgtacattgatacagcagcactgggagccatttattgtaggacaggagggatatttatacattccacacagcttatctaattaacataaactagatacagcagtcaaccaataaggaatctccacactaatggctccctggcgttacttcacaaaccactccctctgcaaaatgccaggctccatcttgacttgtttacagactctaacaacccTCTTCTAATTTATTAAAAGCAATAAAATCATTCAAAAAATAATGTCAGAATGTCAAAATTTtatgcaaacaaaaatgtaaaatggcAATAGCATACAGGTAAATTTCAGGACAAGAGTGGGAAATGGTTTTATGGTGCTTCCCATTTGCTGAATAATGACATTTGAAATGTGAAGTTTTAAATGATAGGAGTGACGTGAAAATTtggttgtttatatatataattacactGTTGTAAGGCTATTGTGTTTTTGCAGTTATTGGTGGTAAATTTGAGATGTGAAGTTGAATCTGTGACTTAGGAAGTTCAAAATATTAGAACTGAAGTTTGAAGTAACACAGTATCAAAGCTAAGAAGAGACTTATTactaac is a genomic window of Callospermophilus lateralis isolate mCalLat2 chromosome 5, mCalLat2.hap1, whole genome shotgun sequence containing:
- the Fam174a gene encoding membrane protein FAM174A isoform X1 yields the protein MKALHCCCCLRCLLASFFLLLLLPALSGPLAVWLQAAEAAQGPGPPDPGQRTLPPLSRGPTAAQPPGYALAEASGPRGTEGGNGSSPGAGLAAEENGVKAGEGSVGGGLAVSPNPGDKPMTQRALTVLMVVSGAVLVYFVVRTVRMRRRNRKTRRYGVLDTNIENMELTPLEQDDEDDDNTLFDANHPRR